The sequence GCCATCGTCGCTGAAGACGAGGTCGAGGCGGTCGCCGGTGCGGCTCACCTCGATGACAATTTCGCCCGCGCGGCCGTCGGGATAGCCGTAATCGACCGCGTTGTTGAAGAACTCATCCACGGCGAGCTGCAGCCGATAGGCCGGGGTCGGCGGAACCCCGGCTTCTTCCATGAAGCCTTCGATCCGTGTGCTCAGCGCATCGAGCTCGCCCAGGTTGTTGGGCAGGCGTAGATCGAGCCGCATGTCGGTCATCGCCCGCTCCGCCGCGCGTGCCGGTGGTGTGGTCAGCCGAGGGAGGCGAGCGCCGCCTCGCGGCTGGGATGGATCGGGATCAGCGAGGAGAAGCCGCTCACGTCGAACACTTCGTGCACCTGCGGGATGAGGCTGCACACGGCGAGCGTGCCACCGGCGCCGCGCAGCATCTTGGTCGCCTTGAGCACGACGCGCAGGCCCGCCGAGCTGATATAGGTGAGCTCGGCGAAGTCGAGCAGCACCGTTCCGCTCGGCGCGGCGTCGACGAGGAACTCTTCCAGCTTGGGCGAGGAACTGCTGTCGAGCCGCCCCTTGACGGCAGTGACGACGACGGTGCCCTCGACGATGCGGTCGATATGTATCAAGGCTCGGCTCCAGAATTCGGGAGGGCGGCGGCATCGGGGAGGCCGCGCGGCCCAGCGCCTGCCAGCCCGTCCGCGCGAGGATGCAAGAGGATTATCGACAAAGCCAAAACCGTGCAAGCGCCGGGCTGGGTCGCCGGCGATGCGGTCAGTGCTCGAAGCGCAGGGTCAGTTTCTGCCGGCTGCCGTCCGTGCCGAGCACCAGCCTGTCGGCCCGCTTGCTCAGCATGTAGCCGACGAAGCGGGCGACGGCGTGGGCGTCGCCCAGAAGGTCCTCGGGCGAGGGGCGATGGTCGGGAATGGTGATCGGCTCGCCCTCATAGAGCAGCGCCACGTCGAAATTCTCCTCGTCGAAATGCGCCCGCACTTCCAGCTTGCCCGGGGCGACTCCGGTGTCGAGCAGCATCTCCACCCCTTCCGCCACGACGGGGATCGCCATGGAGATCACGTCGCGCCGCGCGCCCCACAGGTCGCCCTGATGTTCGAGGAATTCGGTGGCGACGGTGAAGGGGTTGTCGGCCGTCGTCACCTCGCGCGAGGCTTCCTGGCGGATGCCGATGCGGAAGACCAGGTTCAGCACGATGGCGACGGCGGTGGAGATGGAGAGCGGCGATTCGAGGATCGGCTGAGCCCATTCCGGGGTGAGGCCGACGAGCCCGGGCAGGATCGCCACGGCGAGGCCGGTGAGGATGGCGAGGCCGACGGTGAAGATGCGCCGGTCGCTGAGGCGGCGGGACAGGATGAGTTCCATGCCCGCCACGGTGAGGAAGGCGGCGGCATAGATGAGGATGGCGCCGATGACCGGGGAGGGGATGATGGTCAGCACGCCGATGAGGCGGGGCGAGAAGGCGGCGAGGATGATGAGGATGCCGGAAACGGCACCCACCCGCCACGCCGTCGTGCCCGTGGCGAAGGCGACGCCGACGGCGGCCGAGGAGGAGGCGCTGGCGAAACCGCCGGTAATGGCGGTGCCGATATCGCCGAGGCAGTTGGCCTGAATGGCGCGGCCGGCCTGGTCGAGATCGGCGCGGCGCCAGTCGGCATCGTCCATCCGCTGCATCGACACCACGGTGCCGACCATGTCCACGGCGGACAGCACGCCGGTGATGATCGCCGCCGGGATCAGCGCCCAGGAGAAGAAGCTGATGCCCGGCCAGCCCAGATGCGGCAGGTCGATATAGGGCAGGGTGGCGAAGCTGGCATTGGGCTCCGGCGCGACGCCGAGATAGGCCGCCAGAATCCAGCCGATCGCCGCGCCGATCGCCACCGCGAACAGCCGCAGCATGCCGCGCGAGAAGATGGCGAGGCCGACAATGATGACGAGCGTCACCGAGCTGACGAGGGCATAGCGCAGATCGAGATCGGGCGTGATCTCGCCGGAGATGCCGAACACCCGCCGCAGCGCCGGATCGGCGAGGGCGACGCCCAGCATGGTGACGGCGACGCCGCACACTTCCGGCGGGAACACCGCCCTCAGCGCGCGCATGAATCGCGACAGGGTGAGCTGCGAGATGGCGGCGACGAGGCTCATGCCGGCATAAAGCGCCGGTCCGCCGGCGGCGAGCGACTGCACCGCCAGCGGCATGTGCGCCATGTTCGGAATCTGCACCAGCAACATGCCCGCGCCGGGCTTGGGCAGGCATTCCAGCAGCGTGGCGAGCCCCATGAAGATGATGCAACTGGTGATGAAAAGCTGGGTATCGTCGAAGGACAGCCCCGCCTCGGCGGCGGCGACGAGCG comes from Ancylobacter polymorphus and encodes:
- a CDS encoding ATP-binding protein codes for the protein MTDMRLDLRLPNNLGELDALSTRIEGFMEEAGVPPTPAYRLQLAVDEFFNNAVDYGYPDGRAGEIVIEVSRTGDRLDLVFSDDGDPFDPFAAPPPDLDGTLEERRIGGLGVHLVRTFADSFAYAREKGRNVKRLTFAL
- a CDS encoding STAS domain-containing protein, translated to MIHIDRIVEGTVVVTAVKGRLDSSSSPKLEEFLVDAAPSGTVLLDFAELTYISSAGLRVVLKATKMLRGAGGTLAVCSLIPQVHEVFDVSGFSSLIPIHPSREAALASLG
- a CDS encoding uracil-xanthine permease family protein yields the protein MPRKPTNIIYSANEKPPVGTVLILGVQHATLALLFIVYPLVAAAEAGLSFDDTQLFITSCIIFMGLATLLECLPKPGAGMLLVQIPNMAHMPLAVQSLAAGGPALYAGMSLVAAISQLTLSRFMRALRAVFPPEVCGVAVTMLGVALADPALRRVFGISGEITPDLDLRYALVSSVTLVIIVGLAIFSRGMLRLFAVAIGAAIGWILAAYLGVAPEPNASFATLPYIDLPHLGWPGISFFSWALIPAAIITGVLSAVDMVGTVVSMQRMDDADWRRADLDQAGRAIQANCLGDIGTAITGGFASASSSAAVGVAFATGTTAWRVGAVSGILIILAAFSPRLIGVLTIIPSPVIGAILIYAAAFLTVAGMELILSRRLSDRRIFTVGLAILTGLAVAILPGLVGLTPEWAQPILESPLSISTAVAIVLNLVFRIGIRQEASREVTTADNPFTVATEFLEHQGDLWGARRDVISMAIPVVAEGVEMLLDTGVAPGKLEVRAHFDEENFDVALLYEGEPITIPDHRPSPEDLLGDAHAVARFVGYMLSKRADRLVLGTDGSRQKLTLRFEH